One Actinomycetota bacterium genomic window, CGACGCAACCCCCCGTCCTGCTCGTCCACGGGGGATGGGACCACGGGCGCATGTGGGACGGCATCGCCCCGAGGATCGCCGCCCTCGGCTACCACGCCGTCGCCATCGACGTGCGCGGTCACGGCGACAGCGGCCGGCTGCACACGAGCGGCACCTACTGGCAGATGTTCCAACTCGACCTCGCCCAGGTCGCCCGCCACCTGTCGTCGCTTCGTGGATCCATGCGCGACCCGGCCTTGCGCGTCATCGGCCACTCGTTCGGCGGCGGGCTCTCGATGTCGATGGCGGCGGGACTGCCCGATCACGTGGACAAGGTCGTCAACATCGACGGCCTCGGTCCGCCGCCGGAGATGATGATCGTCGAGGACCATGCGGCATCCGCGTCGCAGTGGATCAAGGACGCGGAGCGCCTCTGGTCGGAGCCCGCGCGCGAGTACGCGTCGGTGGAGGAGATGGCCCAGAAGCGCAAGGCGATCAACACCCGCCTCCCCACCGAATGGTGCTGGCACCTGGCCCGCCACGGCTCGAAGCCGGGGCCCCGCGGCGGGCTGGTCTGGAAGAGCGACCAGCACATGCGGCTGGGCTCGCCCGGTCCGTTCTCCGACGAGAGTCTGCGGGCGCAGTACGAGCGCATCCGTTGCCCGGTGCTCGTGCTGACCGGCACCGAGCCCGACCAGTGGAACGACCTCCCCGTCGCGGCGCGCGACGCGCGACTGGCCGCCATCCCCGACGTGCGGCATCACCAAATCGCCGGCGCCGGTCACTACGTGCACATCGAGCAACCCGACACGGTGCTCGCGCTCGTGGCCGAGTTCTTCGGCTCATGAGCGAGGACCGAAGCGAAGCGGAGGACCGCAGCTCCCATGTGGCAGGGCGGTCCAGCGGCCGAGGGACGAGGACGTTGGACCGGTGAGCGAGCACCGGTGAGCGCTCGGCTCTTCCTCCACGAGGTGGGTGACATCGACGGCGCCACGCGCTGGCGGGCGCTGGGCGCGGGCTGGCTGGTGCCCGACCTGCCCGGGCACGGAGTCGTCCCGCCCGAGGAGGGCGCGTACTACGCGCCGGGCGACGTCGCCCTCGTCGGCGTGCGGGCGCTCGCCGCCGCCGGGCTCGACGGTGAGCCTCCGCTGGTCGCGGGCCACGGTTGGGGCGCGTTCGGCGCGGAGCTGCTCGCGGCGGCGGGCCGGGCGTCGGCGCTCGTGCTGGTCGACGGCCTCGGCGGCCCGTGGGTGTCACGCAGCGAGCTGATCGACGCGCAGCACGCGTGGGTGCGTGCCGTGCTCGCCGATCCCGCCGCGCTCGCACCGCCACCTCCCGGCGCGCTCGACCCCCGCCTGCGTCACGGCTTCCCATCGATCTGGGAGCGCACCTTCACCGAGGCCCGGCGCCTCGCCATCACCGTGCCGGTGCTCGCGCTCGAGTCGCCCGCGTCGGTCACTCCGACCGACGAGCGCGGCTCGCGGGTGGCTGCGTTCGGCGGCGACGCGCGCGTCGAGGAGATCGCCGAGGCGTCGCCTCAGGCCGTGCTCGCGGCCTTGAGCGCCTGGTCACGCGCCCAGCGGTAGTCGGGCTTGCCCGACGGCGAGCGCACCACGTCGTCCACCAGCACGAGCGCACGCGGCACCTTGTAACCCGCGATGTGGGCGCGGCAGTGCTCGGCGAGCTCGTCGAGCGTCGGGCGTTCGCCGTCGCGCGGACGCACCACCGCGACGACCCGCTGGCCCCAGCGAGCGTCGGCCACCCCGACGACGACCGCGTCGAAGACCGCGGGGTGGGCCTTCAGCGCGGCCTCGACCTCCTCGGGGAAGACCTTCTCGCCTCCGGTGTTGATCGACACCGATCCGCGACCGAACACCGTGATGGTGCCGTCGGCTTCGATCGTGGCCATGTCACCGGGCACGGCCCAGCGCACGCCGTCGATCACCGGGAAGGTGGCAGCCGACTTCTCGGGGTCCTTGTAGTAGCCGAGCGGCACGCGGCCGCGTCGAGCGAGGCGGCCCACGACCCCCGACCCGGGCGCGACCGGCTGCAGGTTCTCGTCGAGCACGGTGGTGTCGTCGTTGACCGCGAAGCGCGGGTGGGCGCCGGCGCTCCCCGCGGTCGCGACCATCTGGCCCTGGCCGCCGGTCTCCGACGCGCCGAACCCGTCGATGACGAGGGTGGTCGGCAGCAGGCGGACGATCGCGTCCTTGAGCGAGGGCGAGAGGATGGCGCCGCCGGAGAGGATCATGGTCAGGGATGACAGGTCCCACGGGCGCTCCTGGCCCGCGGCCTCGAGCGCGTCGACGACCGGGCGGGCGAACGCGTCGCCGACGATGACGAGGAACGACACCCGTTCGTCGGCGATGAGTTGGAGCAGCCGCGGTGGGTCGAGGTGGTGGTCGGGCGAGATGACCACGCATCCGCCCGCGTAGAAGGCCCAGAACGCCACCCAGTGGGCGGTCCCGTGCATGAACGGGCACGCGGGCAGCGTCCTCCCGCCTCCCCGGCGCGCCGCGTCGACGATCAGCTCGGGACGCTCGATGCCCGGCCCACCGGGGTTCCCACCCTGCAGCGCGCCGAAGAAGATGTCCTCGTGCCGCCACAGCACCCCCTTCGGCATGCCGGTCGTGCCCCCGGTGTAGAGGATGTAGAGGTCGTCGCCCGAGCGGGGACCGAAGTCGCGGTCGGGTGACGCGGCTGCGAGCGCTTCCTCGTACTCGACGCCCTTCGCCAACGCGACACGCAGCTGCGGCACCTCGGCGCGGATCAGATCGAGGGTGGAGGCGAACTCCGGCTCGTGCACGACCGCCTTGAGGTCGGCGTCGGTGAAGAGGTAGCGGAGCTCGTCCTCGACGTAGCGGTAGTTGACGTTGACGGGAACCGCGCGCAACTTGAACGCGGCGAGCATGCCCTCGAGGTACTCGTTGCCGTTGTACATCCACAGGCCCACGTGGTCGGCCGGCCCGATGCCGCGCGCCGCGAGCGCGTGGGCCAGCCGGGTCGCCCGCTCGTCGAGCTCTCGATACGTGAGGCGGACGTCGCCGAACACGACCGCCTCGCGCTCGGGCACGGTGTCGCCGACCGCTTCGAACAGGTCGGCGAGGTTGAACGTGATGTTGTCGGCGGTCATCGGTCGCGCCGAACGTAGCCGTAGCGCGTAAGTTGCCGCCATGACACAGAACCAGCTGATCTTCGGGGCGTTCGTGCCCCAGGGGTGGAAGACGGAGCTCATCGGTATCGACGGGGCCGAGGCCAAGTGGGCCAAGGCGGTCGAGATCGCGGTGCTGGCCGAGGAGCTCGGCTACGACTCGGTCTGGGTCTACGACCACTTCCACAACGTGCCCCGTCCGGTCAACGAGGCCGTGTTCGAGTGCTGGACCACCGTCACCGCGATCAGCCAACGCACGTCGCGCGTGCGACTGGGCCAGATGGTGGGCTGCTCACCGTACCGAAACCCCGGGCTGCTGGCCAAGATCACGTCGAACGTCGACGTCATCAGCGGCGGCCGTCTCGACTGGGGCATCGGCGCGGGCTGGTACGACCACGAGTTCAAGGGCTACGGGTTCGAGTTCCCCGAGGCCAAGGTGCGCATCGGGATGCTGCGCGAGACGGTCGAGATCGTCCGTTCGATGTGGACCCAGCCCCACACCATCTACGAGGGTCGCCACTACAACCTGCAGGGCGCGCAATGCGACCCGAAGCCGTTGCAGGACCCGCACCCGCCGATCTGGATCGGCGGCGGCGGCGAGCAGCTCACCCTGCGCGTGGTGGCCCGGCACGCCGACCGGTCCAATTTCGGTGGCAGGCCCGACGAGTGGGCGCACAAGGCCGAGGTGCTCAAACGCCATTGCAAGGACGTCGGCCGCGACTACGACGAGATCGTGAAGACGATCTCGGGCGAGGTGTTCGTCCGGGAGACCGAGCAGGAGCTGGAGGCGGACTGGAAGGGATCGCTGTGGGGCGAGCCGTTCGGCGCGTACCGCGCCGGCAACCTCGTCGGCACGCCCGAGCAGGTGTGCGAGAAGATCCAGGCCTACGTCGACCGCGGTTGCACGGGCTTCGTGCCCTGGAACAACGACTACCCGTCCGACGTCACGCTGCGTCTGTTCGCGGAGAAGGTGATGCCCGAGTTCCGGTGAGGGCCGTACGCGACGTGCGGGCTACGCGTAGTAGCGGTACACCGCCTGGGCGACGCACGCGGGCTTCGTCTCCCCCTCCAGCTCGAACGTCAGGTCGATGGTCGCCTGCACGCCGCCCCCGCCGACGTCCTCGACGCCGGCGACCTGCGCGCCCATCCGCAGCTTCGAGCCGACCGGCACCGGGTTGGGGAAGCGGAGCTTGTTGAGCCCGTAGTTGAGGCCCATGGCCATGCCCGTCACGTTGAGCACCTCGCTCATCAGCCAGGGCGCGAGCGAGAGCGTGAGATAGCCGTGACCGATGGTGCGCCCGAAGGGGCCGTCCTTGGCCCGCTCGGGGTCGACGTGGATCCACTGGTGGTCGCCGGTGGCCTCCGCGAACGCATTGATTCGGTCCTGGGTGATCTCGTGCCAGTCGCTGTAGCCGAGGTGGTCTCCCACCGCGGCCTTCAGCCCCTCGATGCCGTCGATCGTCGTCGCCATGGCGGCAAGTTAGATCACAAGTCGAAGCTGCCGCCCGCCCGCCAGTAGAAGCCGTCGCGTCGCTCGAGGAAGCCGTCGTCGACGAGGTACCGGCGCAAGGTGGCGTAGTCGCCGTGCACCTTCCCGATCGTGAGGTTCACCGCCCGCTCGGGATAGATCTCGCCCGGCTCGAAGCGCTGGGCCAGCCAGTCGAGCACCACGAGGCGCTTGCCGTGTGACGCCGGGATCGAGGTGAGGCGTCCGTCCTTGACGAAGCGGCGCAGCACCTTCGCCGCCTCTTCTGGCGCGTCGAACTCGTCGTCGGGGACGGCCTTGGCCCGGGCCGCGGTGAGCCCGGCATCGCGGAGGCGCGCGGTAAGCAGGCGGTACCGGCCGTCCGCGTCCTCCACCAGCCCGCCGTTGACCAGACGGGTGAGCGCCTGTCCGACGGCCCGCGCCGGCAGTCCGGCGCGCTCCACCACCTCGGCGCGCGTCTCGGCACCGAGCGCCAGCGCGGCGACCACCTTGAGGCGGCGTTCGTCCGCGAGCAGGCCGAGCAGCCCGGTGGCGTCGCCCGAGCGGTCGTCAGAGCTGTCGTCCGATGGCATGGCACGACAAACGTAGGCTGCGCAGGATGGATTTCGACGACACGCCTGAGGACGCGGCGTTCCGGGGCGAGGCGCGGGCATGGCTCGCCGAGCACGTGGGCCCGTTCAAGGTCGATGCCGACCGGGGCGGCGAGTCGCTGATCTTCGCCGACGTGGAGGACACCGAGTACGTCGAGCGAGGCAAGGCCTGGCAGAAGGTGCTGTTCGGGGGCGGCTACGCCGGGCTCGGGTGGCCGACCGAGTTCGGCGGGCGCGGGCTGCCGATCGGCCAGCGCATCGTCTGGGGCCAGGAGGCGTCGGCCGCGGGCGCACCTCCCACCATCAACGTCATCGGCGAGGGGATGGCAGGGCCTACGATCATCGCCCACGGCAGCGAGGAGCAGAAGCGGCGCTACCTCGAGCCGCTGCTGCGCGGCGAAGAGATCTGGTGCCAGCTGTTCAGCGAGCCCGCGGCCGGCTCCGACGTCGCCGCCGTCACCACCCGGGCCCAGCGCGACGGCGACGAGTGGGTCGTCGACGGCCAGAAGGTGTGGACCTCGGCCGCCCACTACGCCGACTTCGGCATCCTGCTCACGCGCAGCAACTGGGACGTCCCGAAGCACCGTGGCTGCACCTACTTCATCGTCGACATGAAGGCGCCGGGCGTCACCGTGCGACCGCTGCGGCAGATGACGGGTGGTGCCTCGTTCAACGAGGTGTTCCTCGACGGTGTGCGGATCCCCGATACCCAGCGCGTCGACGCGGTCGGCAACGGCTGGGCCGTGGCCATTACCACGCTGATGAACGAGCGACTGTCGATCGGCGCCAACCTCGGTGGCAGCTCCTTCGGCTACGACCGCATGATCGGCGAGCTGCGGGAGCGGGGCGTGGCCGACGACCCCCACGTGCGCCAGCTGGCGGCCCAGATCTACATCGAGTCGAAGTGCCTGCAGTACCTCGGCTACCGGGCGGTGTCGAAGCTGATGCAGGGCCAGATCCCCGGGCCCGAGGGATCGGTGGCGAAGCTCCTGCTCGGCGGCACCGCGCGCAAGGCCGACCGTCTGCTCGACGCCATGCGCGGCCCGGCCGCCACCCTCCACGACCGCTTCACCGATCTCCAGCTCTTCATCCCCGCCATCGCCATCGCGGGCGGCACCGACGAGGTGCTGCGCAACATCATCGGTGAGCGCGTGCTCGGTCTGCCGGGGGAGCCCCGTGTCGACAAGGATGTCCCCTTCCGGGAGGTGCCCGTCGGCACGCTGGGCTGAACGCGTCGTGCGCGTTCGGTTACTTGAACCAGATGCGCTGGTAGTCGCGGCTCTGCGGGTGCAGGAGCAGCGCGACGAGCGCGATCTCGAACATCAGGTTGATGATGCTGTAGCCGAGGATGCTCGACCCGCTCAGGAGTCGCAGCACGAAGGGCAGGAACGCCATGGCCACGCCGACGCCGTAGCCCCACTTCTGCTCGTTGGCGATGCCGAAGCCGCCCGCCGCGCTGCCCACGATGATCAAGAGCCCGAACACCGAGAAGAGGCCACCGAAGATCGCGGTGAACGCGGCGTTGAAGTAGAGCAGGAACACGGCGATCTGCAGCGTCTGGGGCTGGGAGGGGTTCACCCACCGGCGGGTTTCCATGGGTGACAGTCTGGCAGCAGTCGTGCTCGCGGCCGGGGCAGGTGCCCGGCTGCGGCCGTTGACCCGCATCCGGCCCAAGGCGCTGTGCCCGGTGGGCAACGTGCCGCTGGTCGACGCCGCGATCGAGCGGGCCCGGCGCGTCACC contains:
- a CDS encoding acyl-CoA dehydrogenase, producing MDFDDTPEDAAFRGEARAWLAEHVGPFKVDADRGGESLIFADVEDTEYVERGKAWQKVLFGGGYAGLGWPTEFGGRGLPIGQRIVWGQEASAAGAPPTINVIGEGMAGPTIIAHGSEEQKRRYLEPLLRGEEIWCQLFSEPAAGSDVAAVTTRAQRDGDEWVVDGQKVWTSAAHYADFGILLTRSNWDVPKHRGCTYFIVDMKAPGVTVRPLRQMTGGASFNEVFLDGVRIPDTQRVDAVGNGWAVAITTLMNERLSIGANLGGSSFGYDRMIGELRERGVADDPHVRQLAAQIYIESKCLQYLGYRAVSKLMQGQIPGPEGSVAKLLLGGTARKADRLLDAMRGPAATLHDRFTDLQLFIPAIAIAGGTDEVLRNIIGERVLGLPGEPRVDKDVPFREVPVGTLG
- a CDS encoding acyl-CoA synthetase — its product is MTFNLADLFEAVGDTVPEREAVVFGDVRLTYRELDERATRLAHALAARGIGPADHVGLWMYNGNEYLEGMLAAFKLRAVPVNVNYRYVEDELRYLFTDADLKAVVHEPEFASTLDLIRAEVPQLRVALAKGVEYEEALAAASPDRDFGPRSGDDLYILYTGGTTGMPKGVLWRHEDIFFGALQGGNPGGPGIERPELIVDAARRGGGRTLPACPFMHGTAHWVAFWAFYAGGCVVISPDHHLDPPRLLQLIADERVSFLVIVGDAFARPVVDALEAAGQERPWDLSSLTMILSGGAILSPSLKDAIVRLLPTTLVIDGFGASETGGQGQMVATAGSAGAHPRFAVNDDTTVLDENLQPVAPGSGVVGRLARRGRVPLGYYKDPEKSAATFPVIDGVRWAVPGDMATIEADGTITVFGRGSVSINTGGEKVFPEEVEAALKAHPAVFDAVVVGVADARWGQRVVAVVRPRDGERPTLDELAEHCRAHIAGYKVPRALVLVDDVVRSPSGKPDYRWARDQALKAASTA
- a CDS encoding alpha/beta hydrolase, which produces MQLPEPDRAELLDLGRTTIRLWQWGDPTQPPVLLVHGGWDHGRMWDGIAPRIAALGYHAVAIDVRGHGDSGRLHTSGTYWQMFQLDLAQVARHLSSLRGSMRDPALRVIGHSFGGGLSMSMAAGLPDHVDKVVNIDGLGPPPEMMIVEDHAASASQWIKDAERLWSEPAREYASVEEMAQKRKAINTRLPTEWCWHLARHGSKPGPRGGLVWKSDQHMRLGSPGPFSDESLRAQYERIRCPVLVLTGTEPDQWNDLPVAARDARLAAIPDVRHHQIAGAGHYVHIEQPDTVLALVAEFFGS
- a CDS encoding TIGR03560 family F420-dependent LLM class oxidoreductase; its protein translation is MTQNQLIFGAFVPQGWKTELIGIDGAEAKWAKAVEIAVLAEELGYDSVWVYDHFHNVPRPVNEAVFECWTTVTAISQRTSRVRLGQMVGCSPYRNPGLLAKITSNVDVISGGRLDWGIGAGWYDHEFKGYGFEFPEAKVRIGMLRETVEIVRSMWTQPHTIYEGRHYNLQGAQCDPKPLQDPHPPIWIGGGGEQLTLRVVARHADRSNFGGRPDEWAHKAEVLKRHCKDVGRDYDEIVKTISGEVFVRETEQELEADWKGSLWGEPFGAYRAGNLVGTPEQVCEKIQAYVDRGCTGFVPWNNDYPSDVTLRLFAEKVMPEFR
- a CDS encoding MaoC family dehydratase; amino-acid sequence: MATTIDGIEGLKAAVGDHLGYSDWHEITQDRINAFAEATGDHQWIHVDPERAKDGPFGRTIGHGYLTLSLAPWLMSEVLNVTGMAMGLNYGLNKLRFPNPVPVGSKLRMGAQVAGVEDVGGGGVQATIDLTFELEGETKPACVAQAVYRYYA
- a CDS encoding DUF2087 domain-containing protein is translated as MPSDDSSDDRSGDATGLLGLLADERRLKVVAALALGAETRAEVVERAGLPARAVGQALTRLVNGGLVEDADGRYRLLTARLRDAGLTAARAKAVPDDEFDAPEEAAKVLRRFVKDGRLTSIPASHGKRLVVLDWLAQRFEPGEIYPERAVNLTIGKVHGDYATLRRYLVDDGFLERRDGFYWRAGGSFDL